The Phyllopteryx taeniolatus isolate TA_2022b chromosome 9, UOR_Ptae_1.2, whole genome shotgun sequence genome contains a region encoding:
- the tarbp2 gene encoding RISC-loading complex subunit tarbp2, producing MNDETASDSWKTNSGCSSIEQMLAVNPGKTPISLLQEYGTRIGKTPVYDLLKAEGQAHQPNFTFRVSVGEISCTGQGPSKKAAKHKAAEAALKMLKAGLAGPLGFSIEGDLFIGVGVPADGDSSPCEMKTLGASQQSECNPVGALQELVVQKGWRLPEYTVTQESGPAHRKEFTMTCRVERFMEIGSGTSKKLAKRNAAAKMLARIHDVPVDLRTSNDADAEDDTFNMHTGSRAESSKSKGYSCTWDALRNSAGEKILQLRSHPLGIPADSDFCSLLDDLSAEQCFDVGYLDLEDRSLSGRCQCLVELSTQPITVCHGFAMSVEAARANAAHNALQYLKIMAGAK from the exons ATGAACGACGAGACAGCCTCGGACAGCTGGAAGACAAACTCCGGGTGCTCCAG TATTGAGCAAATGCTGGCTGTGAATCCCGGAAAGACGCCAATTAGTCTGCTACAGGAGTATGGAACGCGGATAGGGAAGACCCCGGTGTATGACCTGCTGAAGGCCGAGGGACAGGCCCACCAGCCCAACTTCACGTTCCGTGTCTCCGTGGGAGAGATCAGCTGCACGGGCCAAGGTCCCAGCAAGAAGGCGGCCAAACACAAAGCGGCCGAGGCGGCGCTGAAGATGCTCAAGGCGGGCCTGGCAGGTCCCTTAGGTTTCAGTATTGAAGGGGACTTGTTTATCGGGGTCGGTGTCCCGGCGGATGGAGACAG TTCCCCATGTGAGATGAAGACTTTGGGCGCTTCACAGCAATCAGAATGTAATCCCGTTGGAGCTCTGCAG GAACTGGTGGTGCAGAAGGGGTGGCGTCTACCAGAGTACACAGTGACACAGGAGTCTGGTCCGGCACATCGCAAGGAATTCACCATGACCTGCAGAGTGGAGAGATTTATGGAAATTG GAAGTGGTACGTCCAAGAAGCTGGCCAAGAGAAACGCGGCCGCCAAAATGCTAGCGCGGATACACGATGTACCGGTGGACCTGAGGACCAGCAACGACGCCGACGCCGAAGAcgacacattcaacatg CACACGGGGAGCAGGGCAGAGTCGTCAAAGAGTAAAGGCTACAGCTGCACGTGGGACGCGCTGAGGAACTCTGCCGGCGAGAAGATCCTACAGCTGCGCAGTCACCCGCTGGGCATACCCGCAGACTCCGACTTCTGCTCGCTGCTCGACGACCTGTCGGCTGAGCAGTGCTTTGACGTCGGCTACCTAGATCTAG AGGACCGCAGCCTGAGTGGTCGGTGCCAGTGTCTGGTGGAGTTGTCCACGCAGCCAATCACGGTGTGCCACGGCTTTGCCATGAGCGTGGAGGCGGCTCGCGCCAACGCCGCCCACAATGCACTGCAGTACCTCAAAATCATGGCCGGGGCGAAGTGA